The genomic region AACTAAACGTGGCTTTGATCGCGATGCTGCAAAAAACTTTAATGTTGGCTACGCCCCTGATGAATGGGATGGGCTATATAAACATCTAAAAGGATCAGGTTTTAGTGATGAAGAATTAAACCTTGCTGGCTTAGTTAAAGAGGGAAGTAAGGGCATGATTGATCGATATCGAAATCGATTGATCTGGCCAGTTAAAGATATTTCAGGTGATGTAGTTGGCTTTGGCGCAAGGAAATTAGCAAGTGATGAGGTTGATACTGGACCAAAGTATTTAAATTCACCAGAGACGCCGGTATATAAAAAGAATCAAATTTTATACGGCCTTGATATGGCAAAAAAAGAGATTGCAAAAAATCGCCAAGTAGTAATTGTTGAAGGTTACACAGATGTAATGGCTGCACACCTTGCGGGGATAAGCACTGCAGTTGCTACTTGTGGCACAGCCTTCGGTGATGAACACATCAGAATTATTCGAAGATTACTTATGGATGCAGATGCTTTTCGTGGTGAGGTTATCTTTACATTTGATGGCGATGCTGCGGGCCAAAAAGCTGCGCTACGTGCTTTTGAAGATGATCAAAAATTTGTTGCTCAAACATTTGTTGCCGTTGAACCAAATGGCATGGATCCATGTGAACTACGACAAGCCCATGGTGATGACGCTGTTCGAAACCTAGTTGCAAGAAGAGTTCCACTATTTGAGTTCGCCATTAAATCAGTGATTGCAAATTATGATATTACTGCAGCTGAGGGAAGAGTTAATGCTTTAAATCAGGTTGCGCCATTAATTGGCAAGATTAGAGATGCTTCACTAAGGCCTGAGTATGTAAGGCTTCTTGCTGGCTGGCTTGGTATGGAAGTAGATATTGTTTCATCCGCTGTTAAGAAAATTGGTAAAGCTAGTGAAGGATTAAGTGAGAAAAGGGTTAATTTAACTGATCCAGTTTTGGTATTAGAGCGTGAAGTATTAAAAGTTAAATTACAACTACCAGAACTTGCCCATGGCTGGGTTGACTTAGAATCAAGCGCCTTCTCATTTCCATTGTATTCATCCCTTCGAACATTAATTGATAACCAAAAAGAATTTGATACCCAAGAGCTAATTAATAAGTGTGACAGCGATGAACTTAAGTCATTAGTTACTGAATTAATTGTTGAACCAATTAGAACTGATGGTGAGGTTTCAGAACGCTACATCACTAGTATTTTTGCTCGCCTGCGTGAGGTTGCACTTAGTAGATCTATTGCTGAGATTAAGTCCACTTTGCAGCGTTTAAATCCAGTAGAGAATGATGCGCAGTACCAAGAGATATTTGGCCAACTAGTTGGCATGGAGGCAGCAAGGCGGGTTCAAAAAGAGTTGGCGCTGGGGGAGAGCTAGAGTAAAACTGCGCAGGATTTGAGCACGACCTTTTATTAGATAGTATTTGCCCACAACAAGGAATCAAAAAGTAAGTTGTATTCCCTGATAGCTCAATTGGCAGAGCAGCCGGCTGTTAACCGGCAGGTTCTTGGTTCGAGTCCAAGTCAGGGAGCATGGCGCTATACCGAGTACAGGTTGCATTACCTGACCGACCAGGTTCACTTGGTGCGGTCGCATCTGCAATTGGTTTTGCAGGAGGAGATATTCGCGGTCTAGTTGTTTTAAGAAGTGAAGATGGTCGCGGTATTGATGACATCACAATCGCAGTTCCAGGAAGTGATCCAACTGATTTAGTTAATGTTTTAAAGGCAATCGGTGGTGTTGAAGTTATTTCAATTACGCCAGTAAATTAAAGCTTAACTGCGCTAAGTTGCTGAGCTGATTGTTCTGGCTCTAAATCCATAATAAATGCACCCATTGCCGATTCAGATCCAGATAGGTACTTAAGTTTTCCAGGTTGACGCCTTACTGAAACTATTTGCCAATGCAGGCGCATACTATCTTTGCCAGAATTTACAGGTGCCTGATACCAAGAGGCGATATAAGCCATTTCAATTCCAAATACACCATCTAATCTACTTAAAACCTCTTTAGCTATTGGAGCAAATGCAGCTGATTGCTTTTCATCTAAGCCGCTCATATTCGATACACCTCGCAATGGTGCTATATGAATTTCAAATGGGTATCTAGCAGCGTATGGAACATAGGCAATCCATTCACTATTTTGAGAAATAATTCGCTTTTCATCTTTTATCTCACGCTTAATTACCTCATCAAGTAAGACTTTACCTGTCTTTGCTAAGTGATCATTTGCTACTTGTAGCATCTTTTCAATTTTAGGTGGCAGAAATGAGTAGGCATAGATCTGCCCATGTGGGTGAGAAAGTGTCACACCAACTTCCTCGCCTCGATTTTCAAATATATAAACCTGCTCAATGAACGGTAATTTAGAAAGTGCGCTATCTCTATCTTTCCAAGCCTCTAATACTGCTCTGATTTGTTTCTCACTTAGTTTTGCAAAACTTGAACTGTGATCTGAGGTGTAGCAAACAACCTCACAAGCACCAGCTGCATCAACATCAGGAGTTGTTAGTCCAGAGAACTGCGCAAGTTTGAAATTACCTTTTGGAGTAGTAAGTGCGGGAGCGCGATTGCCAAAAACTGCAACCTCATAATCTTTATCTGGAATTTCAGTTAATTTATCATCGGTACTTGCACATAATGGACACAATTCTTTAGGGGGTAAGAAAACTCGATGCTGGCGATGAGATGCAATTACTACCCATTCATCAACTAATGGATCAAGTCGTAAATGGCCGATTCCAGGTTGGGCTTCTTCATTTCTCTTATCTGCTGCAGATCTATTTTTCTCACTGCTATCGTAGTAAGAGATATCTCTACCGTCTGCAAGTTTTAAATCACTGCGATAAATATCGCCAGGTAATTTTTGAACCATAATGGGTTAAGAGTAGTGCAAAGAATCAGTGCTTTATTTGTTTAGAGCAGCCGTCGGTTGGTTTTTTAGTAGTCGTTGGCTTTGGAGTTGGTGAGGGTTTAGGAAGATCTACCCCTTGTGCCAAGGTAATTGGCAGAAGTAATTCGATATCAGCATGAGTTTTGGATATGTCAACATAATTTAGTGTTCCTTCGGTAATTCCAGCTGGCAGCCCTTCAATTGTTAATTCCCATCTACCACTGGCAGATCGAACTGGCGTTTGTTTTTTAATTTTAATATTTTTATCTGTTGGACGAAAAACTACTGTGCCAGTGACAACTGGAGTTCCAATACTTCTAAATACCTCAACATTTATTTCAACAGGCTTATTAGTATCTGTTGCAGCCACCGAAATAAGATTCATTTTAGTGGCTTCATTTATTGGCATTAAATCAACTGTTTCTGGTTGCCATTTACCTTTAACAAGAGATAGAAATTGATCAGGAGTTCCCCTGAAAACATTTAAATCAAGACGTGCACTTGGTACGCCATATTTTTCACCGATTCCACATGATGAGTACTGCCAAATTTGCCATTGAGATGAACAGTTTGCAGTACTCCAAGAGTGAACAAAGCAACCAATAGGCAGCCTTTGACCAGGTTGAGCAATCGGATCTGCGGGATTAATTGTGTAGTGCGCAAGCCAAAGTGGATATTGACGCAATATCTCACTACGTGATGTAGCACTTTCTAGAAATTGTGAATAAGAGTATAAAAATGGTTTACGTCCAGTTTTTTCTTCAACAGTTTGTAACCAGGTCTCTGCCCATAAGGTAACTAAACTTCTAGGTAAAGTTTTTATGCATGCTCCTGAACTATTTTTCTTTACACAATTATTTTCCAAATCAAGGGCCAGTGGTAAATCTCGTTCGTTATACCCACCCAGGGAGGCTAGGCGCCAAATAACTTTTTGTGCCTGTGCTTTGGCATCTCTTATTACATATGCCTCATCAGTGCTGTTTGGCAGGTAAGCAAAGTGATACATCCCGGTATA from Candidatus Nanopelagicus abundans harbors:
- the dnaG gene encoding DNA primase; translated protein: MAGRIKDEDVTHIRDHSPIDDVVGDYVQLKNAGGGQKKGLCPFHDEKSPSFHVTPSKGYFHCFGCQVGGDVIAFIMKLEHLTFMETIERLADRIGYTLRYENTGVNTGPSINRSRLVAANTAASIFYQEQLQLPIAQIGRDFLTKRGFDRDAAKNFNVGYAPDEWDGLYKHLKGSGFSDEELNLAGLVKEGSKGMIDRYRNRLIWPVKDISGDVVGFGARKLASDEVDTGPKYLNSPETPVYKKNQILYGLDMAKKEIAKNRQVVIVEGYTDVMAAHLAGISTAVATCGTAFGDEHIRIIRRLLMDADAFRGEVIFTFDGDAAGQKAALRAFEDDQKFVAQTFVAVEPNGMDPCELRQAHGDDAVRNLVARRVPLFEFAIKSVIANYDITAAEGRVNALNQVAPLIGKIRDASLRPEYVRLLAGWLGMEVDIVSSAVKKIGKASEGLSEKRVNLTDPVLVLEREVLKVKLQLPELAHGWVDLESSAFSFPLYSSLRTLIDNQKEFDTQELINKCDSDELKSLVTELIVEPIRTDGEVSERYITSIFARLREVALSRSIAEIKSTLQRLNPVENDAQYQEIFGQLVGMEAARRVQKELALGES
- a CDS encoding ACT domain-containing protein gives rise to the protein MALYRVQVALPDRPGSLGAVASAIGFAGGDIRGLVVLRSEDGRGIDDITIAVPGSDPTDLVNVLKAIGGVEVISITPVN
- a CDS encoding glycoside hydrolase family 25 protein, producing MKRLSSFLVLLVTFSGLTPASHSATAKTSATFYVQSTPNAGESLVTFYGQVKPAGKASISISSFDGQVWKVTPLKTNSSSSGSWRITTVATAIKAEGKYRATVTVGKKKLTTKSANFTVDNSKTFIDTNALFITPETSKLTGGRIQGSDISRWQHPYDKPIDFKKKFDAGMRFVLIKASDAQEKADIETMKWLVGDRNAAQAAGLYTGMYHFAYLPNSTDEAYVIRDAKAQAQKVIWRLASLGGYNERDLPLALDLENNCVKKNSSGACIKTLPRSLVTLWAETWLQTVEEKTGRKPFLYSYSQFLESATSRSEILRQYPLWLAHYTINPADPIAQPGQRLPIGCFVHSWSTANCSSQWQIWQYSSCGIGEKYGVPSARLDLNVFRGTPDQFLSLVKGKWQPETVDLMPINEATKMNLISVAATDTNKPVEINVEVFRSIGTPVVTGTVVFRPTDKNIKIKKQTPVRSASGRWELTIEGLPAGITEGTLNYVDISKTHADIELLLPITLAQGVDLPKPSPTPKPTTTKKPTDGCSKQIKH
- the galT gene encoding galactose-1-phosphate uridylyltransferase, with protein sequence MVQKLPGDIYRSDLKLADGRDISYYDSSEKNRSAADKRNEEAQPGIGHLRLDPLVDEWVVIASHRQHRVFLPPKELCPLCASTDDKLTEIPDKDYEVAVFGNRAPALTTPKGNFKLAQFSGLTTPDVDAAGACEVVCYTSDHSSSFAKLSEKQIRAVLEAWKDRDSALSKLPFIEQVYIFENRGEEVGVTLSHPHGQIYAYSFLPPKIEKMLQVANDHLAKTGKVLLDEVIKREIKDEKRIISQNSEWIAYVPYAARYPFEIHIAPLRGVSNMSGLDEKQSAAFAPIAKEVLSRLDGVFGIEMAYIASWYQAPVNSGKDSMRLHWQIVSVRRQPGKLKYLSGSESAMGAFIMDLEPEQSAQQLSAVKL